One genomic region from Natrinema caseinilyticum encodes:
- a CDS encoding HalOD1 output domain-containing protein, which produces MQTTQSLSLKIVDEIASCEGVQPEELRPPIHYVIDTDALDSLYQSGDSERAPSKVEFVYKGYTVTVDRTGEVDVTKRAAAVEPDKSAA; this is translated from the coding sequence GTGCAAACCACCCAATCACTCAGTCTGAAGATCGTAGATGAAATCGCAAGCTGTGAAGGAGTTCAGCCGGAGGAACTCCGGCCACCGATTCACTACGTTATTGACACGGACGCACTCGACTCACTCTACCAGTCGGGTGACTCCGAGCGGGCTCCCTCCAAGGTCGAATTCGTCTACAAGGGCTACACGGTGACTGTCGATCGGACAGGCGAGGTGGACGTCACGAAACGCGCCGCGGCCGTAGAACCCGATAAGTCGGCGGCGTGA
- a CDS encoding pro-sigmaK processing inhibitor BofA family protein gives MTGLEVLLLILVLVVVLGAARIVQTARPFIVNAVAGLVVLYVAHVVFGVAVAVTPIVIAVVAIGGVPGSLLVVLLSLFEVALVL, from the coding sequence ATGACCGGTCTCGAGGTGCTCCTTTTGATCCTCGTCCTCGTCGTCGTACTGGGTGCGGCACGGATCGTGCAGACTGCCCGGCCGTTCATCGTCAACGCGGTGGCGGGGCTCGTGGTGTTGTACGTGGCACACGTCGTCTTCGGCGTCGCGGTGGCGGTGACGCCGATCGTGATCGCCGTCGTCGCGATCGGCGGCGTTCCGGGGTCGCTGCTCGTCGTTTTGCTGTCGCTGTTCGAAGTCGCGTTGGTCCTGTGA
- a CDS encoding ABC transporter substrate-binding protein: MSDQRLLSRRTVLRTSGAIAGMGAMAGCIGDGDSGNGGNGSDSSNGGPYTVSMPPVGEVEFDGVPETWAANNGSWADMGIALGQEPPAAVYLTGRYHTQYYDDIPDVSVDESDTKSLWGDELTAEEFLTLSEDVDVFVNDPNFIIGRTDDWDRDDIDRIEATGTPFFGNSIFSTGYEWHDYEYLTLLEAFEKLSQVFQEQERYDAFEKVHEDLQSNVADIVPPEGQRPTVAIMWATADDMGSFSPYLIGEGTSFKQWRDLEVVDAFAETDVRDFHSTRGSVGYETLLEIDPDIILFRGQEAKSASEFQEAVVSQMESDSVASKLTAVENGDVYRGGPLYQGPITNLVVTERAAKQVYGVEKALYDRQRVGDIVNGTL, from the coding sequence ATGAGCGACCAACGGCTGTTGTCGAGACGAACCGTGCTTCGGACGAGCGGAGCGATCGCCGGCATGGGTGCCATGGCCGGCTGCATCGGCGACGGAGACAGCGGAAACGGCGGAAACGGCAGCGACTCCTCGAACGGTGGCCCGTATACGGTCTCGATGCCGCCGGTCGGCGAGGTCGAATTCGACGGCGTCCCGGAAACGTGGGCCGCCAACAACGGCAGCTGGGCCGACATGGGGATCGCACTCGGCCAGGAGCCGCCGGCGGCCGTCTACCTCACCGGACGCTATCACACGCAGTACTACGACGATATCCCCGACGTGAGCGTCGACGAGAGCGATACGAAGTCGCTGTGGGGCGACGAACTGACCGCGGAAGAGTTCCTGACGCTGAGCGAAGACGTGGACGTGTTCGTCAACGATCCGAACTTCATCATCGGACGGACCGACGACTGGGACCGGGACGACATCGATCGAATCGAGGCCACCGGAACGCCCTTCTTCGGCAACAGTATCTTTTCGACCGGCTACGAGTGGCACGACTACGAGTATCTGACGTTGCTGGAGGCGTTCGAGAAGCTATCACAGGTGTTTCAGGAGCAGGAACGGTACGACGCCTTCGAGAAAGTCCACGAGGACCTCCAGTCGAACGTCGCCGACATCGTCCCGCCGGAGGGACAGCGCCCGACCGTCGCCATCATGTGGGCGACCGCGGACGACATGGGCTCGTTCTCCCCGTACCTGATCGGCGAGGGGACGAGTTTCAAGCAGTGGCGCGACCTCGAGGTCGTCGACGCGTTCGCCGAAACGGACGTCCGCGACTTCCACAGCACCCGCGGTTCGGTCGGCTACGAGACGCTACTCGAGATCGATCCCGACATCATCCTCTTCCGCGGGCAGGAAGCGAAGAGCGCGTCGGAGTTCCAGGAGGCCGTCGTCTCGCAGATGGAATCCGACAGCGTCGCCAGCAAGCTGACCGCCGTCGAAAACGGCGACGTGTACCGCGGCGGTCCGCTCTACCAGGGACCGATCACGAACCTCGTCGTCACCGAACGAGCGGCCAAACAGGTCTACGGCGTCGAGAAAGCGCTCTACGACCGACAGCGGGTCGGCGACATCGTCAACGGCACCCTCTAA
- a CDS encoding DUF7504 family protein → MDPITPAAIDPPANVLLVHPKQTEPDACTELCHTDVETARLSVTFANEEPDCPDETAVDGTFGQLTIGNVLTDDAGDSVPDYSRTVVTDSVTDPTDLSEIGVAISRFCKHWSESDEEISVCFDSLDTLLRHTSPKEVVQFAHVLTNRLSSVDAYAHFHFDPTRHEDRVVSTFGTIFDAVVADDTADESLPEATDEEVASILAEWEDEPSIDIEPDARSEATDEEIAQVFGK, encoded by the coding sequence ATGGACCCGATTACGCCAGCCGCCATCGATCCACCGGCGAACGTCCTGCTCGTCCACCCGAAACAAACGGAGCCGGACGCCTGCACGGAGCTTTGCCACACCGACGTCGAGACGGCCCGCCTCTCTGTCACCTTCGCGAACGAAGAGCCCGACTGTCCGGACGAGACAGCAGTCGACGGCACGTTCGGGCAGCTGACGATTGGGAACGTGCTGACCGACGACGCCGGCGATTCGGTGCCCGACTACTCCCGGACGGTCGTCACCGACTCGGTGACCGACCCGACGGACCTCTCCGAAATCGGCGTCGCGATCAGCCGCTTCTGTAAACACTGGTCCGAATCCGACGAGGAAATTTCGGTCTGTTTCGACTCGCTCGACACCCTCCTCCGCCACACGTCTCCCAAAGAAGTCGTCCAGTTCGCACACGTCCTCACGAACCGGCTCTCGAGCGTCGACGCGTACGCGCACTTCCACTTCGATCCGACGCGCCACGAGGACCGCGTCGTGTCGACGTTCGGAACGATCTTCGACGCCGTGGTCGCGGACGATACCGCCGACGAGTCACTCCCCGAAGCGACCGACGAAGAGGTCGCCTCCATCCTCGCCGAGTGGGAAGACGAGCCGTCGATCGACATCGAACCGGACGCGCGGTCGGAGGCGACAGACGAGGAGATCGCACAGGTTTTCGGCAAGTAA
- a CDS encoding SagB/ThcOx family dehydrogenase — MLSERLLRRTTVSGLAAGLASLIPGRGNAGARGDRLHRVREDAEAVSLPPPETDGDSSVERAIANRRSRREFAATPITRRELSQLLWAAQGITEPESGHRAAPSAGALYPLEVSVIVGDPGVDGLDAGVYRYRPTPHELALRGRGNVQAELRAAAVDQGAVERAAIDVVICAVDERTTREYGKRGRLRYVPMEVGHAGQNLSLQAEALASRRSRSVRSTVAEC, encoded by the coding sequence ATGCTTTCCGAACGGCTGTTGAGGCGGACCACGGTATCCGGACTTGCGGCCGGTCTCGCATCGCTGATTCCCGGTCGAGGGAACGCAGGCGCCCGCGGCGACCGTCTCCACCGAGTTCGGGAGGACGCCGAAGCCGTCTCCCTGCCCCCGCCCGAGACCGACGGTGACAGCTCCGTCGAACGAGCGATTGCGAACCGCCGTTCCAGACGCGAGTTCGCTGCGACCCCGATCACGCGACGGGAACTCTCACAACTGCTCTGGGCGGCTCAGGGTATCACCGAGCCCGAGAGTGGTCATCGAGCAGCGCCGAGTGCGGGCGCTCTCTATCCTCTCGAGGTGTCCGTCATCGTCGGGGACCCCGGCGTCGACGGACTCGACGCCGGCGTGTATCGGTATCGACCGACGCCACACGAACTCGCGTTGCGTGGTCGAGGGAACGTGCAAGCCGAGTTGCGGGCGGCCGCAGTCGATCAGGGGGCGGTCGAACGAGCGGCTATCGACGTCGTGATCTGCGCGGTTGACGAGCGCACCACTCGCGAGTACGGGAAACGTGGCAGGCTTCGATACGTCCCGATGGAGGTCGGACACGCCGGGCAGAACCTGTCCCTGCAGGCGGAGGCGCTTGCCTCTCGACGGTCGCGATCGGTTCGTTCGACGGTCGCCGAGTGCTGA
- a CDS encoding cupin domain-containing protein — translation MTEPLVRRDDEIEYEPVEAADGLEKGVLIADDHGAPNFAIRRFVLAAGGEVPKHTNDVEHEQYVLAGEYTVGIGDEEHDVEAGDSLLIPAGTVHWYRNEGDEPGAFICAVPNGNDEIELLE, via the coding sequence ATGACGGAGCCACTGGTCCGACGCGACGACGAGATCGAATACGAACCGGTCGAGGCCGCCGACGGCCTCGAGAAAGGCGTTCTGATCGCCGACGATCACGGCGCGCCGAACTTCGCGATCCGGCGGTTCGTCCTCGCGGCCGGCGGCGAGGTGCCGAAACACACGAACGACGTCGAACACGAACAGTACGTCCTCGCGGGCGAGTACACGGTCGGAATCGGCGACGAGGAACACGACGTCGAGGCGGGCGACTCGCTTCTCATTCCGGCCGGAACGGTCCACTGGTACCGAAACGAAGGCGACGAACCGGGCGCGTTCATCTGCGCCGTCCCGAACGGGAACGACGAAATCGAGCTGCTCGAGTGA
- a CDS encoding ABC transporter permease: MLSVGFRALFRREVLRFVRRPKNTFMPPAITNVLYFAVFGVILGNRIDQIAGYDYILFIVPGLVVLGAISNAFENASFSIFHGRWNEYIHETLTSPLSYVEMVVAYVGASAVRGLIVGVIIAIIGRLFVPISMEHGLYLVVTMIVITALFAGLGIIGGLVARDFDDLTVMNQFILRPLVFFGAVFYSLETFDQAWQVNLSLVNPMVYMVDSVRYGLLGHSDLIAVGILPAPYADFAPVVSLGVLALGCALVLAVDVYLFKTGYGLTD, from the coding sequence ATGCTCTCGGTCGGGTTCCGCGCGCTCTTCCGACGCGAGGTATTGCGGTTCGTCCGCCGGCCAAAGAACACGTTCATGCCGCCGGCGATCACGAACGTCCTCTATTTCGCCGTCTTCGGGGTCATCCTCGGCAACCGGATCGATCAGATCGCGGGGTACGACTACATCCTCTTTATCGTGCCCGGGCTCGTCGTGCTGGGCGCGATTTCGAACGCCTTCGAGAACGCCTCGTTCTCGATCTTCCACGGCAGGTGGAACGAGTACATCCACGAGACGCTCACCTCGCCGCTCTCGTACGTCGAGATGGTCGTCGCGTACGTCGGTGCCAGTGCGGTACGGGGACTGATCGTCGGCGTCATCATCGCGATCATCGGGCGGCTGTTCGTTCCGATCAGTATGGAACACGGACTGTATCTCGTCGTCACGATGATCGTCATCACGGCGCTGTTCGCCGGACTCGGCATCATCGGCGGCCTCGTCGCTCGAGATTTCGACGACCTGACGGTGATGAATCAGTTCATCCTCCGGCCGCTGGTGTTCTTCGGCGCCGTCTTCTACTCGCTCGAGACGTTCGATCAGGCGTGGCAGGTGAACCTGTCCCTGGTGAACCCGATGGTCTACATGGTCGACAGCGTCAGGTACGGACTGCTCGGCCACTCCGATCTGATCGCGGTCGGCATCTTACCGGCCCCCTACGCCGACTTCGCACCGGTCGTCTCGCTCGGGGTGCTCGCGCTCGGGTGCGCACTCGTTCTGGCGGTCGACGTCTACCTGTTCAAGACCGGATACGGACTGACGGACTGA
- a CDS encoding ABC transporter ATP-binding protein — protein sequence MARTRHDANGEPDRITDEDGVAVESALVGDDLELSYPTSEEPIVECARLDVPAEAVTALVGPNGCGKSTLLKALSNHLEPDAGTVRIHGEDLDSFGRKELARELGILSQENDSLGSITVEDLVYHGRYPHRGFFDSVDDGDREAVDRALELAGIEHLRNAELGQLSGGQKQLAWIAMVLAQDTDVLLLDEPTTFLDVHHQFRVLETIRQLNVQKGVTVAVILHDISQAARFADYLIAMCDGELYDWGPPEEVVTEQLLADVFGVEASVEYDPELQVLPRRSLPDR from the coding sequence ATGGCACGCACACGGCACGACGCGAACGGAGAACCGGATCGCATAACCGACGAGGACGGCGTCGCCGTCGAGAGCGCGCTCGTAGGCGACGACCTCGAGTTGAGTTACCCGACGAGCGAGGAACCGATCGTCGAGTGTGCGCGCCTCGACGTTCCCGCGGAGGCGGTGACCGCCCTCGTCGGTCCGAACGGCTGCGGCAAGAGTACGCTGTTGAAGGCGCTCTCGAACCACCTCGAGCCCGATGCCGGAACGGTCCGGATCCACGGGGAGGACCTCGACTCGTTCGGTCGAAAGGAACTGGCGCGCGAACTGGGGATTCTCTCCCAGGAGAACGACTCGCTCGGGTCGATCACCGTGGAGGACCTCGTCTACCACGGTCGGTACCCCCACCGGGGGTTCTTCGACAGCGTGGACGACGGGGACCGCGAGGCGGTCGACCGCGCGCTCGAGCTGGCGGGTATCGAACACCTGCGGAACGCGGAACTCGGACAGCTGAGCGGCGGGCAGAAGCAACTGGCCTGGATCGCGATGGTACTCGCACAGGATACGGACGTCCTCCTGCTCGACGAGCCGACGACGTTTCTGGACGTCCACCATCAGTTCCGCGTCCTCGAAACGATTCGACAGCTCAACGTGCAGAAAGGGGTTACCGTGGCGGTCATCCTCCACGATATTTCCCAGGCGGCCCGCTTCGCGGATTACCTGATCGCGATGTGCGACGGCGAACTCTACGACTGGGGGCCGCCCGAAGAGGTCGTGACCGAACAGTTGCTCGCCGACGTCTTCGGTGTCGAGGCGTCGGTCGAATACGACCCTGAACTTCAGGTTTTGCCGCGGCGTTCCCTTCCGGATCGGTGA
- a CDS encoding winged helix-turn-helix domain-containing protein — MSVVNSSVRPKPTCCCPPLLCFECNEPDRHRRWERNGRTRTGGSAVITVLGVHPKTCILLALLADPDRDYNMTDIARLADIGRSTVYRHIDDLLELGLIEKTRKAGNAQMSQINKGSETAESFADFERKIIEALGENGQPLLVRD; from the coding sequence ATGTCGGTCGTTAACTCATCAGTGCGGCCGAAGCCAACATGCTGTTGTCCACCACTGCTTTGTTTCGAATGCAATGAGCCGGACCGACATCGAAGATGGGAACGAAACGGAAGAACTCGGACCGGGGGGAGCGCCGTGATAACGGTTCTTGGTGTCCATCCGAAGACCTGCATCCTGCTCGCCTTATTGGCGGACCCTGACCGAGATTACAATATGACCGACATCGCCCGACTGGCCGATATCGGTCGGTCGACCGTCTATCGGCACATCGACGATTTGCTCGAGTTGGGCCTGATCGAGAAAACCCGGAAAGCGGGCAATGCTCAAATGTCTCAGATTAACAAGGGTAGCGAGACTGCGGAAAGCTTTGCGGACTTCGAGCGAAAAATCATCGAAGCCCTCGGTGAAAACGGGCAGCCGCTCCTCGTCCGAGATTAG
- a CDS encoding NADP-dependent oxidoreductase gives MAETRQWQLASRPVGEPTMENFELVTVDRPEPGHDEVLVETLYQSVDPYMRGRMRDAESYAEPWDVGDPMKAGVVGEVVASNADEFEAGDVVTGDLLWAEHAVADADELQRVNPDLGPISTALGVLGMPGVTAYWGLLDVGDPNPGDTVVVSAAAGAVGSVVGQLARINGTRVVGTAGSEEKVDWLTDELGFDAAINYKQTDDLSTAVAEACPDGVDVYFDNVGGPITDAVWPQLNDFARVAVCGQIALYNATEVPTGPRKLAQLIQTRAKVEGLLVSDYQDRWGEALQRLSRFVREDEIRYRENVVDGFENAPDAFLGLFEGENIGKQLVKVSEREA, from the coding sequence ATGGCAGAAACGAGGCAGTGGCAACTCGCAAGCCGCCCCGTCGGTGAACCGACCATGGAAAACTTCGAACTCGTCACCGTCGACCGGCCCGAACCCGGTCACGACGAAGTTCTCGTCGAGACGCTGTATCAGTCGGTCGACCCCTACATGCGCGGACGAATGCGCGATGCCGAATCCTACGCCGAACCGTGGGACGTCGGCGACCCGATGAAAGCCGGCGTCGTCGGCGAAGTCGTAGCGTCGAACGCCGACGAGTTCGAGGCTGGCGACGTCGTGACCGGCGACCTCCTCTGGGCGGAACACGCGGTCGCCGACGCGGACGAACTCCAGAGAGTGAATCCGGACCTCGGTCCGATTTCGACCGCCCTCGGCGTTCTCGGCATGCCCGGCGTGACCGCCTACTGGGGCCTGCTGGACGTCGGCGATCCAAACCCCGGCGACACCGTCGTCGTCTCGGCGGCCGCGGGTGCCGTCGGTTCCGTCGTCGGCCAGCTCGCCCGAATCAACGGCACGCGCGTGGTCGGTACCGCCGGCAGCGAGGAGAAAGTCGACTGGCTCACGGACGAACTGGGCTTCGACGCGGCGATCAACTACAAGCAAACGGACGACCTCTCCACCGCGGTCGCCGAGGCCTGCCCCGACGGCGTCGACGTCTACTTCGACAACGTCGGCGGCCCCATCACCGACGCCGTCTGGCCGCAGCTGAACGACTTCGCGCGGGTCGCGGTCTGCGGTCAGATCGCGCTGTACAACGCGACCGAGGTGCCGACCGGCCCCCGAAAGCTCGCCCAGCTCATCCAGACTCGAGCGAAAGTCGAGGGGCTCCTCGTCAGCGACTACCAGGACCGCTGGGGCGAGGCGCTTCAGCGACTCTCCCGGTTCGTTCGCGAGGACGAAATCCGCTACCGCGAGAACGTCGTCGACGGCTTCGAGAACGCACCGGACGCGTTCCTCGGGCTGTTCGAAGGCGAAAACATCGGCAAGCAACTGGTCAAGGTCTCCGAGCGAGAGGCGTAA
- a CDS encoding DUF7501 family protein: MAEHDHPAPNSPGWDNPDFCPFCGHRLPDGGPGFVDHIQNDANATCRDRFEEWRENVADDIGGEWSG, translated from the coding sequence ATGGCCGAGCACGATCACCCCGCTCCGAACTCGCCGGGATGGGACAACCCCGACTTCTGCCCGTTTTGTGGCCACCGACTCCCCGACGGCGGCCCGGGGTTCGTCGACCACATTCAAAACGACGCGAACGCCACCTGTCGAGACCGATTCGAGGAGTGGCGCGAAAACGTCGCCGACGATATCGGCGGCGAGTGGTCCGGGTAA
- a CDS encoding DEAD/DEAH box helicase: MSKQVPQVETIFCHETGDDYLVVVERDGQRLFRAKLGLSETSAGPRPAKFRIKDGSSEEPRQPDEFVELARRAERIRISEQTSADARRELTEMFAGYQLEDKAKAVRTCRYCASAGRYSPITTETAVKDDTDWICKDCARQELERQLSFTGGGEVTGAAKDRLEDLMLEVQDLQRIVNLLKGRLDPDLTKFDTISATVDEVDPVRTDSLSLHPGLQNLLEDRFDTLLPVQSLSVENGLFDGEDQLVVSATATGKTLVGEMAGINRVLNGKGTMLFLVPLVALANQKYEDFQDEYGHLVDVSIRVGASRIADNGNQFDPNADVIVGTYEGIDHALRTGKDMGDIGTVVIDEVHTLKEDERGHRLDGLISRLKYTCEQRAARRDEYQGAQWISLSATVGNPEQLAGALESTLIEFEERPVPIERHVTFADGQEKVRVENKLVKREFDTESSKGYRGQTIIFTNSRRRCHEISRKLDYSAAPYHAGLDYKRRKEVERKFGEQELSAVVTTAALAAGVDFPASQVIFDSLAMGIEWLSVQEFHQMLGRAGRPDYHDDGTVYVLVEPDCTYHNSMEMTEDEVAFTLLKGEMESVMTHYDEAAAVEETLANITVGGKAAKALNDRMIGDVPTKHAIGKLLQYDFIDGFEPTPLGRVVTEHFLAPGEAFTLVDGIRKDAHPYELVADLELRDEEL; encoded by the coding sequence GTGTCGAAGCAGGTTCCGCAGGTCGAAACGATCTTCTGTCACGAGACCGGTGACGACTACCTCGTCGTCGTCGAACGCGACGGACAGCGTCTCTTCCGTGCCAAGCTCGGACTGTCGGAAACCTCTGCCGGACCCCGCCCCGCGAAGTTCCGAATCAAAGACGGCTCGAGCGAGGAGCCACGCCAGCCCGACGAGTTCGTCGAACTCGCCCGCCGAGCCGAGCGGATCCGCATCTCCGAACAAACCTCGGCGGACGCACGCCGGGAACTCACGGAGATGTTCGCGGGCTACCAGCTCGAGGACAAGGCGAAAGCCGTCCGGACGTGCCGATACTGCGCCTCCGCGGGCCGGTACTCGCCGATCACCACCGAAACGGCCGTCAAAGACGACACCGACTGGATCTGCAAGGACTGCGCCCGACAGGAACTCGAGCGACAGCTCTCCTTTACCGGCGGCGGCGAGGTGACCGGCGCTGCGAAAGACCGTCTCGAGGACCTCATGCTCGAGGTACAGGACTTGCAACGCATCGTCAACCTGTTGAAAGGCCGCCTCGATCCCGACCTGACGAAGTTCGATACCATCTCGGCGACCGTCGACGAGGTCGATCCCGTCAGGACCGACTCGCTGTCCCTCCATCCCGGGCTCCAGAACCTGCTCGAGGATCGGTTCGATACCTTGCTCCCGGTCCAGAGCCTCTCGGTCGAGAACGGATTGTTCGACGGTGAGGACCAACTCGTCGTCTCGGCGACGGCGACCGGAAAGACGCTCGTCGGCGAGATGGCCGGTATCAACCGCGTCCTGAACGGAAAGGGGACGATGCTCTTTCTCGTCCCGCTGGTGGCGCTCGCAAACCAGAAGTACGAAGATTTCCAAGACGAATACGGCCACCTCGTCGACGTCTCAATCCGCGTCGGCGCGAGTCGGATCGCCGACAACGGGAACCAGTTCGATCCGAACGCCGACGTGATCGTCGGGACCTACGAGGGGATCGATCACGCGCTGCGGACGGGCAAGGACATGGGCGACATCGGGACCGTCGTCATCGACGAGGTTCACACGCTCAAAGAGGACGAGCGCGGCCACCGGCTCGACGGACTCATTTCGCGACTCAAGTACACGTGCGAGCAGCGGGCGGCGCGACGCGACGAGTATCAGGGCGCCCAGTGGATCTCCCTCTCGGCGACCGTCGGCAACCCCGAACAGCTCGCCGGGGCGCTCGAGTCGACCCTCATCGAGTTCGAGGAACGTCCGGTTCCGATCGAACGCCACGTCACCTTCGCGGACGGCCAAGAGAAAGTCCGCGTCGAGAACAAACTCGTCAAACGCGAGTTCGACACCGAATCCTCGAAGGGGTATCGCGGGCAGACGATCATCTTCACGAACTCGCGGCGGCGCTGTCACGAGATCAGCCGGAAACTCGACTATTCCGCGGCGCCGTACCACGCCGGCCTGGACTACAAACGCCGGAAGGAAGTCGAGCGCAAGTTCGGCGAACAGGAACTATCGGCGGTCGTCACGACCGCCGCGCTGGCCGCGGGTGTCGACTTTCCCGCCTCCCAGGTCATCTTCGACTCGCTGGCGATGGGCATCGAGTGGCTCTCGGTCCAGGAGTTCCACCAGATGCTGGGCCGAGCGGGTCGGCCGGACTACCACGACGACGGGACGGTGTACGTTCTCGTCGAACCGGACTGTACGTACCACAACTCGATGGAGATGACGGAAGACGAAGTCGCGTTCACGTTGCTCAAAGGCGAGATGGAGTCGGTGATGACCCACTACGACGAGGCCGCGGCCGTCGAGGAGACGCTCGCGAACATCACGGTTGGCGGGAAAGCCGCGAAGGCGCTCAACGACCGAATGATCGGCGACGTCCCCACCAAGCACGCCATCGGAAAACTACTCCAGTACGACTTCATCGACGGCTTCGAACCGACGCCGCTCGGCCGGGTCGTCACCGAGCACTTCCTCGCACCCGGCGAGGCGTTCACCCTCGTCGACGGCATCCGGAAGGACGCCCACCCCTACGAACTCGTCGCGGACCTCGAACTCCGAGACGAAGAGTTATAA
- a CDS encoding DUF7692 domain-containing protein yields the protein MRRKTRNREVVCTNLRIEANSNRAYRRDAIERAAGFHSRKKPKVEESACDDVPKFGETARKVLERDDHTRQ from the coding sequence GTGAGACGAAAAACGAGGAATCGGGAGGTCGTGTGTACAAATTTGCGAATCGAGGCTAACAGTAATCGTGCGTACCGACGAGACGCTATCGAGCGCGCAGCAGGTTTCCACAGTCGTAAAAAGCCGAAAGTTGAGGAGAGCGCCTGCGACGACGTACCAAAATTCGGTGAGACTGCCCGCAAGGTCCTCGAGCGCGACGACCACACGCGCCAATAG
- a CDS encoding FecCD family ABC transporter permease, producing MGDVTSVGGRSAAREREGWVTGTLVLFCLASTIVTVVAGLVQMSFGEYSMTVVETWHAVFNPAVVFNLDAWSSFLLGTETPEMSTGSIVVWELRLPRVLVGIIAGATLSISGAIFQAVTRNELASPFVLGVSSGAGFAVLATLIVFSGLSQLLPLIATVGGAVAFLIVYTIAWKGGTSPVRLVLAGVIVNMVFQSLQQGLFFFADDIGVVQTAIAWLTGSLTGTRWDQVRIALLPALFSIAIAIGGARQLNVLMLGERTARSLGMRVERTRFLLSVVAILAASVAIAVAGIVSFFGLVVPHIVRNTVGGDYRRLIVGCLFAGPALMVVADVGARLALPGVQLPVGVVTGLVGGPYFLYLMRTQQTMGEL from the coding sequence ATGGGAGACGTGACGTCGGTCGGAGGACGCTCAGCCGCTCGAGAGCGGGAGGGATGGGTTACGGGAACCCTCGTCCTCTTTTGTCTGGCGAGTACGATCGTTACCGTCGTCGCCGGACTCGTCCAGATGAGTTTCGGCGAGTATTCGATGACGGTCGTCGAAACCTGGCACGCGGTCTTCAACCCCGCAGTCGTCTTCAACCTCGACGCGTGGTCGTCGTTCCTGCTCGGGACGGAAACGCCGGAGATGAGCACCGGGAGCATCGTCGTCTGGGAGCTCCGACTGCCGCGAGTACTGGTCGGAATCATTGCCGGTGCCACGCTTTCGATCTCCGGTGCGATCTTCCAGGCCGTGACGCGCAACGAGTTGGCGAGTCCGTTCGTGCTGGGCGTTAGCTCCGGCGCGGGATTCGCCGTCCTGGCGACGCTGATCGTCTTCAGCGGGCTCTCACAGTTGCTCCCGCTGATCGCGACCGTGGGGGGCGCGGTGGCATTTCTCATCGTCTACACGATCGCCTGGAAGGGCGGGACGAGTCCCGTCCGTCTCGTCCTCGCCGGGGTCATCGTCAACATGGTCTTCCAGTCGCTCCAGCAGGGGCTGTTCTTCTTCGCGGACGACATCGGCGTCGTCCAGACCGCGATCGCCTGGCTGACGGGATCGCTCACGGGGACCCGCTGGGACCAGGTCAGGATCGCACTCCTGCCGGCGCTGTTCTCGATCGCGATCGCGATCGGCGGAGCGCGACAGCTGAACGTCTTGATGCTCGGCGAACGGACCGCCCGATCGCTCGGAATGCGCGTCGAACGGACTCGGTTTCTCCTCTCGGTCGTCGCCATCCTGGCCGCGAGCGTCGCGATCGCCGTCGCCGGCATCGTCAGCTTCTTCGGCCTCGTCGTCCCGCACATCGTCCGGAACACCGTCGGCGGCGACTACCGACGGCTGATCGTCGGCTGTCTCTTCGCGGGGCCCGCGCTGATGGTCGTCGCGGACGTCGGCGCGCGCCTCGCGTTGCCCGGCGTCCAACTGCCGGTCGGTGTCGTCACCGGACTGGTCGGGGGCCCCTACTTCCTCTACCTGATGCGCACGCAGCAAACGATGGGTGAGCTATAA
- a CDS encoding cold-shock protein, with product MAKGTVDFFNDTGGYGFIETEDADDDVFFHMEDIGGPDLEEGQELEFDIEQAPKGPRATNVERL from the coding sequence ATGGCGAAAGGAACCGTTGATTTCTTCAACGACACTGGCGGCTACGGATTCATCGAGACTGAGGACGCGGACGACGACGTGTTCTTCCACATGGAAGACATCGGCGGCCCGGACCTGGAAGAAGGACAGGAACTCGAGTTCGACATCGAGCAGGCCCCCAAGGGCCCGCGCGCGACGAACGTCGAGCGCCTGTAA